In Gopherus flavomarginatus isolate rGopFla2 chromosome 1, rGopFla2.mat.asm, whole genome shotgun sequence, a single genomic region encodes these proteins:
- the NFKBIZ gene encoding NF-kappa-B inhibitor zeta isoform X1, giving the protein MIVDSNREAPADGDSMSSPLNLAYFYSASPYSSDGSCSPAHSAPGSPGSDSELSVSSRRRDSLESGRQALQAEHHMGGGKQHRGPFQGVRVKNSVKELLLHIRSNKKMSSGHVADEFKAQAGLMNYEQFTELKNILSHSGKRKAHESLSDGPSYKRPATFHSHLLTPPQTPTSMDNMEEAHKNEPKHNCSDMLQNIINIKNESNPVSLNTVQVSWLHSISNHNSPGERYQDIQGAQAFSPSEKYQAFQANSPQQMLDPPQNYQFSSSQTQDLPQKYTQDSLLEYRPFSGNDQSPAYQQNVFESHELPYCPGQSFASLLNESEHSENILQPLATAHQQSDVNAPAQNFGLVQNNNCSTLDGHNSSLAALNASLQHQGIVRNTTQLGKSFFQWQVEQEENKLANISQEQILAKDSDGDTFLHIAVAQGRRALSYVLARKMAALHMLDIKEHNGQSAFQVAVAANQHLIVQDLVSLGAQVNTTDCWGRMPLHVCAEKGHSQVLQAIQKGAIGSSQYVALEATNYDGFTALHCAVLAHNAVVHELRNSQPPHSPEVQELLLKNKSLVDTIKALIQMGASVEAKDGKSGRSALHLAAEEANLELIRFFLDLPNCLSFVNAKAYNGNTALHVAASLQYRLTQLDAVRLLMRKGADPSARNLENEQPVHLVPDGPVGEQIRRILKGKAVQQRASPY; this is encoded by the exons ATGATCGTGGACAGCAACCGGGAGGCGCCGGCCGACGGCGACTCCATGAGCAGCCCCCTCAACCTGGCCTATTTCTATAGCGCCTCCCCCTACTCCAGCGACGGCAGCTGCTCGCCGGCTCACTCCGCCCCGGGGTCACCCGGCTCCGACTCCGAGCTGTCCGTCAGCAGCCGGAGGAGGGACTCCCTGGAGAGCGGCCGCCAAGCCCTGCAAG CTGAACACCACATGGGGGGAGGAAAGCAGCACAGAGGACCTTTCCAAGGGGTTCGTGTGAAAAATTCAGTGAAGGAGCTCCTGTTGCACATTAGAAGCAACAAAAAGATGTCCTCAGGCCATGTTGCTGATGAATTCAAG GCACAAGCAGGATTGATGAACTACGAACAGTTTACAG AGTTGAAGAACATACTCTCTCACAGTGGTAAAAGAAAGGCTCATGAGTCTCTCTCTGATGGACCCAGTTACAAAAGACCAGCTACTTTCCATTCTCACCTCTTg ACACCACCACAAACACCAACCTCTATGGATAACATGGAAGAAGCCCATAAAAATGAACCAAAACATAATTGTTCTGACATGCTTCAGAACATTATAAATATTAAGAATGAGTCAAATCCTGTTTCTTTGAACACAGTGCAGGTCAGCTGGCTGCACAGCATATCTAACCATAACTCACCAGGGGAACGATATCAGGATATCCAAGGGGCACAGGCTTTCTCCCCGTCTGAGAAGTACCAAGCCTTCCAAGCCAATAGTCCCCAACAAATGCTGGATCCACCCCAGAATTACCAGTTTTCTTCCTCACAGACCCAGGATTTACCACAGAAATATACTCAAGATTCATTACTGGAATACAGGCCATTTTCTGGCAATGACCAGTCCCCTGCGTACCAACAGAATGTCTTTGAAAGCCACGAACTGCCGTATTGCCCAGGCCAAAGTTTCGCATCTCTCTTGAATGAATCTGAACACTCAGAGAATATACTCCAGCCTCTAGCCACTGCCCATCAGCAATCTGATGTCAATGCCCCCGCTCAGAATTTTGGCCTAGTGCAAAATAACAACTGCAGTACACTCGATGGACATAATTCATCTCTGGCTGCTCTGAATGCCTCTCTACAACACCAAGGTATTGTCAGAAACACGACACAGCTGGGCAAGTCATTCTTTCAGTGGCAAGTGGAACAGGAAGAGAACAAACTGGCCAACATCTCTCAAGAGCAGATCCTTGCAAAAGACTCAGATGGGGACAC GTTCCTTCACATTGCTGTTGCCCAGGGCCGACGGGCTCTGTCCTATGTTCTTGCTAGAAAGATGGCTGCTCTGCACATGTTGGATATTAAAGAACACAATGGCCAG AGTGCCTTTCAGGTGGCCGTGGCTGCCAATCAGCATCTTATTGTCCAGGACCTGGTTAGTCTGGGGGCCCAAGTGAACACCACAGACTGCTGGGGTAGAATGCCATTGCATGTTTGTGCTGAGAAGGGGCATTCTCAAGTCCTTCAG GCAATCCAGAAGGGAGCCATTGGAAGTAGTCAGTATGTGGCCCTTGAGGCGACAAACTATGATG GGTTCACAGCTTTGCACTGTGCAGTGCTGGCCCATAACGCTGTGGTGCACGAACTCCGGAACAGTCAGCCGCCGCACTCTCCTGAAGTCCAGGAGCTTCTGTTGAAAAACAAGAGCCTGGTGGACACCATCAAAGCTCTGATCCAAATGGGAGCCTCTGTCGAAGCAAAA GATGGTAAAAGTGGTCGCTCGGCTCTGCATTTGGCAGCAGAAGAAGCCAATCTGGAGCTTATTCGTTTCTTTTTGGATCTACCTAACTGCCTCTCTTTCGTTAACGCAAAG GCTTACAATGGCAACACAGCACTCCATGTGGCTGCCAGCCTACAGTATCGGTTGACTCAGTTGGATGCAGTTCGTCTGCTGATGCGAAAGGGAGCTGATCCAAGTGCTAGAAACTTGGAGAATGAGCAACCAGTTCACCTGGTTCCTGATGGCCCTGTAGGAGAACAG aTACGACGTATCCTGAAGGGGAAGGCGGTTCAGCAAAGAGCTTCACCATATTAA
- the NFKBIZ gene encoding NF-kappa-B inhibitor zeta isoform X2 translates to MGGGKQHRGPFQGVRVKNSVKELLLHIRSNKKMSSGHVADEFKAQAGLMNYEQFTELKNILSHSGKRKAHESLSDGPSYKRPATFHSHLLTPPQTPTSMDNMEEAHKNEPKHNCSDMLQNIINIKNESNPVSLNTVQVSWLHSISNHNSPGERYQDIQGAQAFSPSEKYQAFQANSPQQMLDPPQNYQFSSSQTQDLPQKYTQDSLLEYRPFSGNDQSPAYQQNVFESHELPYCPGQSFASLLNESEHSENILQPLATAHQQSDVNAPAQNFGLVQNNNCSTLDGHNSSLAALNASLQHQGIVRNTTQLGKSFFQWQVEQEENKLANISQEQILAKDSDGDTFLHIAVAQGRRALSYVLARKMAALHMLDIKEHNGQSAFQVAVAANQHLIVQDLVSLGAQVNTTDCWGRMPLHVCAEKGHSQVLQAIQKGAIGSSQYVALEATNYDGFTALHCAVLAHNAVVHELRNSQPPHSPEVQELLLKNKSLVDTIKALIQMGASVEAKDGKSGRSALHLAAEEANLELIRFFLDLPNCLSFVNAKAYNGNTALHVAASLQYRLTQLDAVRLLMRKGADPSARNLENEQPVHLVPDGPVGEQIRRILKGKAVQQRASPY, encoded by the exons ATGGGGGGAGGAAAGCAGCACAGAGGACCTTTCCAAGGGGTTCGTGTGAAAAATTCAGTGAAGGAGCTCCTGTTGCACATTAGAAGCAACAAAAAGATGTCCTCAGGCCATGTTGCTGATGAATTCAAG GCACAAGCAGGATTGATGAACTACGAACAGTTTACAG AGTTGAAGAACATACTCTCTCACAGTGGTAAAAGAAAGGCTCATGAGTCTCTCTCTGATGGACCCAGTTACAAAAGACCAGCTACTTTCCATTCTCACCTCTTg ACACCACCACAAACACCAACCTCTATGGATAACATGGAAGAAGCCCATAAAAATGAACCAAAACATAATTGTTCTGACATGCTTCAGAACATTATAAATATTAAGAATGAGTCAAATCCTGTTTCTTTGAACACAGTGCAGGTCAGCTGGCTGCACAGCATATCTAACCATAACTCACCAGGGGAACGATATCAGGATATCCAAGGGGCACAGGCTTTCTCCCCGTCTGAGAAGTACCAAGCCTTCCAAGCCAATAGTCCCCAACAAATGCTGGATCCACCCCAGAATTACCAGTTTTCTTCCTCACAGACCCAGGATTTACCACAGAAATATACTCAAGATTCATTACTGGAATACAGGCCATTTTCTGGCAATGACCAGTCCCCTGCGTACCAACAGAATGTCTTTGAAAGCCACGAACTGCCGTATTGCCCAGGCCAAAGTTTCGCATCTCTCTTGAATGAATCTGAACACTCAGAGAATATACTCCAGCCTCTAGCCACTGCCCATCAGCAATCTGATGTCAATGCCCCCGCTCAGAATTTTGGCCTAGTGCAAAATAACAACTGCAGTACACTCGATGGACATAATTCATCTCTGGCTGCTCTGAATGCCTCTCTACAACACCAAGGTATTGTCAGAAACACGACACAGCTGGGCAAGTCATTCTTTCAGTGGCAAGTGGAACAGGAAGAGAACAAACTGGCCAACATCTCTCAAGAGCAGATCCTTGCAAAAGACTCAGATGGGGACAC GTTCCTTCACATTGCTGTTGCCCAGGGCCGACGGGCTCTGTCCTATGTTCTTGCTAGAAAGATGGCTGCTCTGCACATGTTGGATATTAAAGAACACAATGGCCAG AGTGCCTTTCAGGTGGCCGTGGCTGCCAATCAGCATCTTATTGTCCAGGACCTGGTTAGTCTGGGGGCCCAAGTGAACACCACAGACTGCTGGGGTAGAATGCCATTGCATGTTTGTGCTGAGAAGGGGCATTCTCAAGTCCTTCAG GCAATCCAGAAGGGAGCCATTGGAAGTAGTCAGTATGTGGCCCTTGAGGCGACAAACTATGATG GGTTCACAGCTTTGCACTGTGCAGTGCTGGCCCATAACGCTGTGGTGCACGAACTCCGGAACAGTCAGCCGCCGCACTCTCCTGAAGTCCAGGAGCTTCTGTTGAAAAACAAGAGCCTGGTGGACACCATCAAAGCTCTGATCCAAATGGGAGCCTCTGTCGAAGCAAAA GATGGTAAAAGTGGTCGCTCGGCTCTGCATTTGGCAGCAGAAGAAGCCAATCTGGAGCTTATTCGTTTCTTTTTGGATCTACCTAACTGCCTCTCTTTCGTTAACGCAAAG GCTTACAATGGCAACACAGCACTCCATGTGGCTGCCAGCCTACAGTATCGGTTGACTCAGTTGGATGCAGTTCGTCTGCTGATGCGAAAGGGAGCTGATCCAAGTGCTAGAAACTTGGAGAATGAGCAACCAGTTCACCTGGTTCCTGATGGCCCTGTAGGAGAACAG aTACGACGTATCCTGAAGGGGAAGGCGGTTCAGCAAAGAGCTTCACCATATTAA